Proteins from a single region of Primulina tabacum isolate GXHZ01 chromosome 5, ASM2559414v2, whole genome shotgun sequence:
- the LOC142546498 gene encoding uncharacterized protein LOC142546498 isoform X2 produces the protein MSEGNDAGGFSKSRSVLGDVTNRLGKRGFYEREKSGVKSYSLNDKDNVKHVRVSPRQCTDLDLLKGDVLSRISKVSAENNKGLNVKDSDSSFAFSERSIDVEAELTCGYGNSEEINGENAVKLIERKADSPSVNPMFAADNVSVNTIGDTSSSVHEELTMRDKIGSRNGKGSSFTDLEMGRIINFVDSEAGGSLPFAKFDSLKGYKMLEIPNVVAEKSNVVEVARKSSGDVASNITKISKSSYLNLLDLGRGNAFECANIKAKNKLAKVSLESTQKNFANHLNEVEGHNADNFITSQFDAINCAIFPDSQESKIFGVEKSSESKKKKYPYMGGGVDAIKTCSCSFCTKAAYIWLDLNYQDIKGRVSATRKSQKEASILAERSRMTKGTEKHDSERSARISKLEIDLMHQWKFLFQHMAGIWGQEGDHLETTLSPLTDLREKCKRDLGSD, from the exons ATGTCTGAAGGGAATGATGCTGGTGGGTTTAGTAAATCGAGGTCGGTTTTAGGTGATGTTACTAATCGGCTAGGTAAAAGAGGGTTTTATGAAAGAGAGAAAAGTGGGGTCAAGAGTTATAGTTTGAACGATAAAGATAACGTCAAGCATGTCCGCGTTTCACCTCGCCAATGTACCGATCTTGATTTGCTGAAAGGGGATGTTTTATCGAGAATTTCAAAAGTTTCCGCTGAGAATAATAAAGGCCTAAATGTGAAAGATTCGGATAGTAGTTTTGCGTTTTCTGAGAGATCGATTGATGTTGAAGCTGAATTGACATGTGGTTATGGAAACAGCGAGGAAATTAATGGTGAGAATGCTGTCAAACTTATTGAAAGGAAGGCTGACTCCCCAAGTGTTAATCCCATGTTTGCGGCTGATAATGTGTCGGTAAATACTATTGGAGATACCTCGTCCTCGGTGCATGAGGAATTGACAATGAGGGATAAGATAGGTAGTCGAAATGGTAAAGGTTCTAGTTTCACTGACCTTGAGATGGGTAggattattaattttgttgacTCCGAAGCAGGTGGTAGCCTGCCTTTTGCTAAGTTTGATTCGTTAAAGGGTTATAAGATGTTGGAAATTCCTAATGTAGTCGCTGAAAAGAGCAATGTGGTTGAAGTTGCAAGAAAAAGTTCCGGTGATGTTGCCTCAAACATAACAAAAATATCCAAGAGTAGCTATCTTAACCTGCTGGATCTTGGAAGGGGCAATGCTTTTGAATGTGCCAACATTAAAGCTAAAAATAAATTAG CCAAAGTCAGTTTAGAAAGTACTCAAAAGAACTTCGCCAACCATCTCAATGAAGTTGAAGGTCACAATGCTGATAATTTTATCACGAGTCAGTTCGACGCTATTAACTGTGCAATTTTCCCGGACTCACAGGAatccaaaatatttggagtTGAAAAATCCTCTGaatcaaagaagaagaaatatcCATATATGGGTGGAGGGGTTGATGCAATAAAAACCTGCTCGTGTTCCTTTTGCACAAAAG CTGCTTATATATGGTTGGACCTCAACTACCAAGACATTAAGGGTCGAGTATCAG CAACGAGAAAGAGCCAGAAAGAAGCCAGCATATTGGCCGAAAGAAGTCGCATGACTAAGGGAACTGAGAAACATGATTCTGAAAGGTCTGCCAGGATATCTAAGTTAGAAATTGATCTGATGCATCAGTGGAAATTCCTGTTTCAACACATGGCAGGCATATGGGGGCAAGAGGGAGACCACCTA GAGACTACTCTATCACCACTGACTGATTTGAGAGAGAAATGCAAAAGAGATCTGGGTTCCGATTGA
- the LOC142546498 gene encoding uncharacterized protein LOC142546498 isoform X1, whose protein sequence is MSEGNDAGGFSKSRSVLGDVTNRLGKRGFYEREKSGVKSYSLNDKDNVKHVRVSPRQCTDLDLLKGDVLSRISKVSAENNKGLNVKDSDSSFAFSERSIDVEAELTCGYGNSEEINGENAVKLIERKADSPSVNPMFAADNVSVNTIGDTSSSVHEELTMRDKIGSRNGKGSSFTDLEMGRIINFVDSEAGGSLPFAKFDSLKGYKMLEIPNVVAEKSNVVEVARKSSGDVASNITKISKSSYLNLLDLGRGNAFECANIKAKNKLGDVASANTSSTVSDTGSDCLLDCINRDAGEAKVSLESTQKNFANHLNEVEGHNADNFITSQFDAINCAIFPDSQESKIFGVEKSSESKKKKYPYMGGGVDAIKTCSCSFCTKAAYIWLDLNYQDIKGRVSATRKSQKEASILAERSRMTKGTEKHDSERSARISKLEIDLMHQWKFLFQHMAGIWGQEGDHLETTLSPLTDLREKCKRDLGSD, encoded by the exons ATGTCTGAAGGGAATGATGCTGGTGGGTTTAGTAAATCGAGGTCGGTTTTAGGTGATGTTACTAATCGGCTAGGTAAAAGAGGGTTTTATGAAAGAGAGAAAAGTGGGGTCAAGAGTTATAGTTTGAACGATAAAGATAACGTCAAGCATGTCCGCGTTTCACCTCGCCAATGTACCGATCTTGATTTGCTGAAAGGGGATGTTTTATCGAGAATTTCAAAAGTTTCCGCTGAGAATAATAAAGGCCTAAATGTGAAAGATTCGGATAGTAGTTTTGCGTTTTCTGAGAGATCGATTGATGTTGAAGCTGAATTGACATGTGGTTATGGAAACAGCGAGGAAATTAATGGTGAGAATGCTGTCAAACTTATTGAAAGGAAGGCTGACTCCCCAAGTGTTAATCCCATGTTTGCGGCTGATAATGTGTCGGTAAATACTATTGGAGATACCTCGTCCTCGGTGCATGAGGAATTGACAATGAGGGATAAGATAGGTAGTCGAAATGGTAAAGGTTCTAGTTTCACTGACCTTGAGATGGGTAggattattaattttgttgacTCCGAAGCAGGTGGTAGCCTGCCTTTTGCTAAGTTTGATTCGTTAAAGGGTTATAAGATGTTGGAAATTCCTAATGTAGTCGCTGAAAAGAGCAATGTGGTTGAAGTTGCAAGAAAAAGTTCCGGTGATGTTGCCTCAAACATAACAAAAATATCCAAGAGTAGCTATCTTAACCTGCTGGATCTTGGAAGGGGCAATGCTTTTGAATGTGCCAACATTAAAGCTAAAAATAAATTAGGTGACGTTGCTTCTGCTAATACTTCAAGCACAGTGAGTGATACTGGTAGCGATTGCCTTCTTGACTGCATCAATCGTGATGCTGGTGAAGCCAAAGTCAGTTTAGAAAGTACTCAAAAGAACTTCGCCAACCATCTCAATGAAGTTGAAGGTCACAATGCTGATAATTTTATCACGAGTCAGTTCGACGCTATTAACTGTGCAATTTTCCCGGACTCACAGGAatccaaaatatttggagtTGAAAAATCCTCTGaatcaaagaagaagaaatatcCATATATGGGTGGAGGGGTTGATGCAATAAAAACCTGCTCGTGTTCCTTTTGCACAAAAG CTGCTTATATATGGTTGGACCTCAACTACCAAGACATTAAGGGTCGAGTATCAG CAACGAGAAAGAGCCAGAAAGAAGCCAGCATATTGGCCGAAAGAAGTCGCATGACTAAGGGAACTGAGAAACATGATTCTGAAAGGTCTGCCAGGATATCTAAGTTAGAAATTGATCTGATGCATCAGTGGAAATTCCTGTTTCAACACATGGCAGGCATATGGGGGCAAGAGGGAGACCACCTA GAGACTACTCTATCACCACTGACTGATTTGAGAGAGAAATGCAAAAGAGATCTGGGTTCCGATTGA
- the LOC142544762 gene encoding protein NEN4 isoform X2 yields the protein MVISSTNNGGPSEIVFFDLETTVPTKTGQRFCVLEFGAIVVCPRKLVELDSYSTLIRPRDLSAVASNSGRCDGITRDKVGTAPTFEEVADKIFSILDGRIWAGHNIQRRAGNMKMATLAAYFGLGQQKHRSLEDVRLNLEVLKHCATVLLLESSLPSSVVNQQWCSVATRSKSSLGSSKVECSANIRGKLINRKSAPSARVRPYARETSYGKVCSELHVMEKLYIESGSSCLRLKTIVR from the exons ATGGTTATTTCGAGTACGAACAACGGGGGTCCCTCGGAAATTGTGTTCTTCGATTTGGAGACCACTGTACCAACCAAAACCGGGCAAAGGTTTTGTGTCCTGGAATTTGGTGCCATAGTTGTTTGTCCAAGGAAGTTGGTAGAGCTCGATAGCTACAGCACACTGATTCGGCCGAGGGACTTGTCAGCTGTCGCGTCAAATTCAGGGCGTTGTGATGGAATAACACGAGATAAAGTAGGCACAGCACCCACATTTGAGGAAGTAGCTGATAAGATATTTAGTATTCTTGATGGGAGGATATGGGCAGGACACAACATTCAAAG GCGGGCTGGAAATATGAAG ATGGCTACGTTGGCAGCTTATTTTGGTCTTGGTCAGCAGAAGCACAG gaGCCTAGAGGATGTGAGATTGAATCTGGAGGTCTTGAAGCATTGCGCAACTGTTCTACTTCTG GAATCAAGCCTCCCTTCAAGTGTTGTGAATCAGCAATGGTGCAGTGTAGCAACAAGAAGCAAAAGCTCATTG GGTTCTTCAAAAGTGGAATGCAGCGCAAATATTCGAGGGAAATTGATTAACCGGAAGTCGGCCCCATCAGCGAGGGTGAGGCCTTACGCTAGGGAGACTAGTTATGGAAAGGTTTGTAGCGAATTGCATGTAATGGAAAAATTGTATATTGAATCAGGTTCGAGTTGTTTACGTCTAAAAACAATTGTGAGGTGA
- the LOC142546497 gene encoding uncharacterized protein LOC142546497 codes for MDSTTESPPPVDSSFSSAAVLDLADDPLSDDLSALHDLACRGAWRTILDKVARARSLSLLSKPHEHLIYLTFNILSLLKLRRFSDAHQELQTLDDYDLDNSAQYLFESYPDHYPNHKSGSMIPFALRWFHSYLPFTLGNRQLSLDRLYALLHSIRDKKLSRNRDEFSEFSLNLWKRRESLVSNTIISHHLSQKEFGVCLALLKEQLRREENPIMLSKLGYVQMQYGDLDGAKQSFEVAEKMVAEGSEDGNVGLRNLIGRNKALMYLVAKDYVSAVREYEGCIERDGSDVVAINNKAICLMYLRDLSDSIKVLESALERIPTMALNETLVVNLCSMYELAYVNHADTKKTLGSWIARVAPDDFDTSCTRI; via the coding sequence ATGGACAGCACAACTGAATCGCCGCCGCCCGTAGACTCTTCCTTCTCCTCAGCTGCTGTGCTCGATCTGGCCGACGACCCACTGTCCGACGATCTCTCCGCCCTTCATGACCTCGCTTGCCGTGGCGCGTGGCGCACCATACTCGACAAGGTGGCCCGTGCACGCTCTCTCTCCCTCCTCTCCAAGCCCCACGAGCACCTCATTTACCTCACCTTCAACATCCTCTCCCTTCTCAAGCTCCGCCGCTTCTCCGACGCTCACCAGGAGCTCCAAACCCTGGACGACTACGATCTCGATAACTCCGCCCAGTATTTATTTGAATCTTATCCGGATCATTACCCGAATCATAAATCCGGATCCATGATCCCTTTTGCCCTCCGCTGGTTCCACTCTTACTTGCCTTTCACCCTAGGCAACCGCCAATTGTCCCTCGATCGTCTCTACGCCCTCCTTCATTCCATCCGCGACAAGAAATTATCGCGAAATCGCGATGAATTTAGTGAATTTTCGTTGAATCTTTGGAAGAGACGGGAGAGTTTGGTATCAAATACCATTATTAGTCACCACTTGAGCCAGAAGGAGTTCGGTGTTtgtttggcattgttaaaggAACAGCTTAGGCGAGAAGAGAATCCCATAATGCTTTCAAAATTGGGCTATGTGCAAATGCAGTATGGGGATTTGGACGGGGCTAAACAGAGTTTTGAGGTAGCGGAGAAGATGGTGGCTGAGGGAAGCGAAGATGGCAATGTGGGCTTGAGGAATTTAATCGGTAGGAATAAGGCTTTGATGTATTTAGTGGCCAAGGACTATGTGTCTGCGGTGAGGGAGTACGAGGGATGTATAGAGAGAGATGGTTCGGATGTAGTGGCGATTAATAACAAAGCTATCtgtttaatgtatctaagggaCTTGTCGGATTCAATCAAGGTGTTAGAGAGTGCATTGGAGAGGATTCCAACAATGGCGTTGAACGAGACGCTCGTGGTGAATTTATGCAGTATGTATGAGTTAGCTTATGTAAACCACGCGGATACAAAGAAGACTCTAGGTAGTTGGATCGCAAGAGTGGCTCCTGATGATTTCGATACTTCATGTACGAGAATATGA
- the LOC142546499 gene encoding uncharacterized protein LOC142546499: protein MAPLQQTCRDNKVPFLCLLFLIFFASTLVSAYTQNQPKTSQRRRMLSEIEDQDEPLVIKKKTSLSTTKNQTKFVKPASLSPKNQTKLIKTTNIGGLFKNQTKVAKIFSDPSKNKTKVAKVTDLDPFTDSGPTLESLLQKLNSTSKKSSSNSTTAKSSSLLTKKSSDLPKNKTTKETKALLEKGVTEPKSKIPGKALPNKDQKQENPIWIDQENDDDPVSELIDLPSKFQETIMPDLEKISKTSQVYITKYNKEFTKGFKPYVGNKYAPTIASLVSLAFILIPLILVSLIFNRIKAYFSLQKLLIFIQVYLSIYFTILCLSSLVTGLEPLKFFYATSRSTYVCVQVLQTLGYVLYLLLLLMYLILVFSTETGLGTKILGLAQTFVGFAVGLHYYMTVFHRAVLHQLPKTSWKVHSLYATCFLVICLFGRVDWRKKAYLHEGGEEGKKS from the coding sequence atggCTCCACTCCAACAAACCTGCCGCGATAACAAGGTACCTTTTCTTTGTCTACTCTTCCTCATTTTCTTCGCTTCAACTTTGGTTTCTGCATACACTCAAAACCAACCAAAAACATCCCAGAGAAGAAGGATGTTATCAGAGATAGAGGATCAAGATGAGCCTCTTGTTATCAAGAAAAAGACCAGTCTGAGCACAACCAAAAACCAAACAAAATTTGTGAAACCAGCTTCGCTTTCACCCAAGAACCAAACCAAGCTCATCAAAACCACTAACATCGGTGGTTTGTTCAAGAATCAAACCAAAGTTGCCAAGATTTTCTCTGATCCATCCAAAAACAAAACCAAGGTCGCCAAAGTTACCGATTTGGATCCCTTTACAGATTCCGGTCCCACCCTCGAATCCCTGCTCCAGAAACTCAATTCCACCTCAAAAAAATCATCCTCAAACTCAACTACTGCAAAAAGTAGCTCACTTTTGACCAAGAAATCCTCAGATCTACCCAAGAACAAAACAACCAAGGAAACCAAAGCCCTGTTGGAAAAGGGTGTCACCGAGCCCAAATCCAAAATCCCGGGTAAAGCCCTGCCTAATAAGGACCAAAAACAGGAAAACCCTATTTGGATCGATCAAGAAAATGACGACGACCCGGTTTCTGAGTTAATAGACCTCCCATCGAAATTTCAAGAAACTATAATGCCAGATTTGGAAAAGATTTCCAAAACCTCGCAGGTTTACAtcaccaaatacaacaaagaATTCACCAAAGGATTCAAGCCATACGTGGGCAACAAATATGCACCCACCATTGCTTCTTTAGTCTCGTTGGCCTTCATTCTGATCCCTTTAATCCTCGTTTCACTCATTTTTAATAGAATCAAAGCTTATTTCTCACTGCAAAAGCTCTTAATTTTCATCCAAGTCTACCTCTCGATATACTTCACGATACTCTGTTTATCTTCACTGGTGACTGGGCTTGAGCCGCTGAAGTTCTTCTACGCAACTTCCCGGTCCACGTATGTTTGTGTACAGGTGCTGCAGACTCTTGGCTATGTGTTGTACCTGCTTCTTCTGTTGATGTACCTGATTCTTGTGTTCTCGACGGAGACTGGCCTGGGCACCAAGATATTGGGCCTGGCCCAAACATTTGTGGGCTTCGCCGTCGGGCTGCATTACTACATGACGGTGTTTCACAGGGCGGTGCTGCATCAACTGCCCAAGACAAGTTGGAAGGTCCACTCTCTTTATGCCACGTGTTTCCTCGTGATTTGTCTGTTTGGTAGGGTTGATTGGAGGAAGAAGGCTTATTTACACGAGGGAGGCGAAGAAGGTAAAAAGAGTTAG
- the LOC142544762 gene encoding protein NEN4 isoform X1 produces MVISSTNNGGPSEIVFFDLETTVPTKTGQRFCVLEFGAIVVCPRKLVELDSYSTLIRPRDLSAVASNSGRCDGITRDKVGTAPTFEEVADKIFSILDGRIWAGHNIQRFDCVRIKEAFAEINRPAPVPYGIVDSLGLLTQKFGRRAGNMKMATLAAYFGLGQQKHRSLEDVRLNLEVLKHCATVLLLESSLPSSVVNQQWCSVATRSKSSLGSSKVECSANIRGKLINRKSAPSARVRPYARETSYGKVCSELHVMEKLYIESGSSCLRLKTIVR; encoded by the exons ATGGTTATTTCGAGTACGAACAACGGGGGTCCCTCGGAAATTGTGTTCTTCGATTTGGAGACCACTGTACCAACCAAAACCGGGCAAAGGTTTTGTGTCCTGGAATTTGGTGCCATAGTTGTTTGTCCAAGGAAGTTGGTAGAGCTCGATAGCTACAGCACACTGATTCGGCCGAGGGACTTGTCAGCTGTCGCGTCAAATTCAGGGCGTTGTGATGGAATAACACGAGATAAAGTAGGCACAGCACCCACATTTGAGGAAGTAGCTGATAAGATATTTAGTATTCTTGATGGGAGGATATGGGCAGGACACAACATTCAAAGGTTTGATTGTGTAAGGATTAAAGAGGCATTTGCTGAGATTAATAGGCCAGCACCCGTCCCATATGGGATCGTAGACTCTTTGGGGTTACTGACTCAGAAATTTGGCAGGCGGGCTGGAAATATGAAG ATGGCTACGTTGGCAGCTTATTTTGGTCTTGGTCAGCAGAAGCACAG gaGCCTAGAGGATGTGAGATTGAATCTGGAGGTCTTGAAGCATTGCGCAACTGTTCTACTTCTG GAATCAAGCCTCCCTTCAAGTGTTGTGAATCAGCAATGGTGCAGTGTAGCAACAAGAAGCAAAAGCTCATTG GGTTCTTCAAAAGTGGAATGCAGCGCAAATATTCGAGGGAAATTGATTAACCGGAAGTCGGCCCCATCAGCGAGGGTGAGGCCTTACGCTAGGGAGACTAGTTATGGAAAGGTTTGTAGCGAATTGCATGTAATGGAAAAATTGTATATTGAATCAGGTTCGAGTTGTTTACGTCTAAAAACAATTGTGAGGTGA